From Azospirillum sp. TSA2s, a single genomic window includes:
- a CDS encoding FAD-binding oxidoreductase, with translation MPNDIQTSGQTSGQATLRPDFATAVLAPIRAIVGERGLITDPDTMKPFMESWRDGWVGRSPAVVLPDSTEALAAVVRICAETRTPIVPQGGNTGLTGASQPHADGLEIVISTNRLNRIREIDIDNDTMTVEAGCILANIQNAARDVGRLFPMSLAAEGSCQIGGNIATNAGGVQVVRYGNMRNLVAGLEVVLPDGQIWNGLRGLRKDNAGYDLKQIFIGSEGTLGIVTAAVLKLSPLPRATATALVAVSGPSDAVDLLTRAKGVAGDRIVTFELIQRACIDVARKHVPDVPDPLRDRYPWYVLVELADQESGNRLAEMLEGILEAGMEAGEVLDGVVAASKAQADSLWRIREGIPEGQKREGVSFKHDVSVPISRVARFLDRTDAALERACPGIRPFSFGHLGDGNIHYNPIQAEDGDPVEWKAKLATVNAIVHDMVVELGGSISAEHGIGRLRIDEMPRYKSAVELEMMATLKRAFDPHNIMNPGKILHISGVSP, from the coding sequence TTGCCGAACGATATCCAGACCAGCGGGCAGACCAGCGGACAGGCCACCCTCCGGCCGGACTTCGCGACGGCCGTCCTCGCCCCGATCCGCGCCATCGTCGGCGAGCGGGGCCTCATCACCGATCCCGACACCATGAAGCCCTTCATGGAGTCCTGGCGTGACGGCTGGGTCGGCCGGTCGCCCGCCGTGGTGCTGCCCGACAGCACCGAGGCTCTCGCCGCCGTCGTCCGCATCTGCGCCGAAACCCGCACGCCGATCGTGCCGCAGGGCGGCAACACCGGCCTGACCGGGGCCAGCCAGCCCCATGCCGACGGATTGGAGATCGTCATCTCCACCAACCGGCTGAACCGCATCCGCGAGATCGACATCGACAACGACACGATGACGGTGGAGGCCGGCTGCATCCTCGCCAACATCCAAAACGCGGCGCGCGATGTCGGCCGGCTGTTCCCGATGAGCCTCGCCGCCGAGGGATCGTGCCAGATCGGCGGCAACATCGCGACCAATGCCGGCGGCGTGCAGGTCGTGCGCTACGGCAACATGCGCAACCTCGTGGCCGGGCTGGAGGTGGTGCTGCCCGATGGGCAAATCTGGAACGGGCTGCGCGGCCTGCGCAAGGACAATGCCGGCTATGACCTGAAACAGATCTTCATCGGGTCCGAAGGCACGCTGGGCATCGTCACCGCCGCGGTGCTGAAACTCTCGCCGCTGCCGCGCGCCACCGCCACGGCGCTGGTCGCGGTGTCGGGCCCCAGCGACGCCGTCGATCTGCTGACCCGCGCCAAGGGCGTGGCGGGCGACCGCATCGTCACCTTCGAGCTGATCCAGCGCGCCTGCATCGACGTGGCTCGCAAACATGTGCCGGACGTGCCCGATCCCCTCCGCGACCGCTATCCCTGGTATGTGCTGGTGGAGCTGGCCGACCAGGAGTCCGGCAACCGTCTGGCCGAAATGCTGGAAGGAATCCTGGAGGCGGGGATGGAGGCCGGAGAGGTGCTCGACGGTGTGGTCGCCGCGTCGAAGGCCCAGGCCGATTCGCTGTGGCGCATCCGCGAGGGCATTCCGGAAGGCCAGAAGCGCGAAGGCGTATCCTTCAAGCACGACGTCTCGGTGCCGATCTCCCGCGTGGCGCGATTCCTTGATCGCACCGACGCGGCTCTGGAACGGGCCTGCCCAGGCATCCGCCCCTTCTCCTTCGGCCATCTCGGCGATGGCAATATCCATTACAACCCAATCCAGGCGGAGGATGGCGACCCGGTCGAGTGGAAGGCCAAGCTGGCGACGGTCAACGCCATCGTCCACGACATGGTCGTCGAACTCGGCGGCTCGATCTCGGCCGAACACGGCATCGGCCGCCTGCGCATCGACGAGATGCCGCGCTACAAATCAGCGGTGGAACTGGAGATGATGGCAACGCTGAAGCGTGCCTTCGACCCGCACAACATCATGAATCCGGGAAAAATCCTGCACATATCCGGGGTGTCGCCGTG
- a CDS encoding aldehyde dehydrogenase family protein: protein MSPDTRPITNFIAGSWRPGRDRLDIFNPSDLDELAGSYTLAGADDVAEAVAAARKAQPQWRATTVEQRSLVLDAISRALFDGKDELARIAATEGGKTIPDALGEIVRAAHLARFFSAEALRAPGETLGSVRPGVEVDVTREPVGVIGLVTPWNFPVATPMWKIAPALAFGNAVIWKPSEKTPGISIAVTRIIAAALEAHGMPAGLFNLVIGAGPNVGAAVVDTVDAVSFTGSVNTGRRIAVRCAERMIRVQLELGGQNPLVVLADADPERSAEIGVNSAYFHAGQRCTATGRFIVEDSIHDAFVAAMVDRMAALRVGHALQPETQIGPVIDEFQLSKNLHYIDTGLDEGARLASGGTRLDRPTRGYFLAPTLFTETSNAMTINREEVFGPVASVIRVSDYEEALAVANDTDYGLSSGIITNSMKHARHFQANIQAGMTMLNLPTAGVDYHVPFGGRKMSSYGPREQGRSAIEFYTIIKTAYRAL from the coding sequence ATGTCCCCCGACACCCGTCCGATCACCAACTTCATTGCCGGCAGCTGGCGGCCGGGCCGCGACCGGCTCGACATCTTCAATCCGTCGGACCTGGACGAACTGGCCGGTTCCTACACGCTGGCCGGTGCCGACGACGTGGCCGAGGCGGTGGCCGCCGCCCGCAAAGCCCAGCCGCAATGGCGTGCCACCACGGTGGAGCAGCGCTCCCTGGTGCTCGACGCGATCTCCCGCGCGCTGTTCGACGGCAAGGACGAGCTGGCGCGGATCGCCGCCACCGAAGGTGGCAAGACCATCCCCGACGCGCTGGGCGAGATCGTCCGCGCCGCTCATCTCGCCCGCTTCTTCTCGGCCGAGGCGCTGCGTGCGCCGGGCGAGACGCTGGGCTCCGTGCGGCCGGGGGTCGAGGTCGACGTGACGCGAGAGCCGGTCGGCGTCATCGGTCTGGTGACTCCCTGGAACTTCCCCGTCGCCACGCCGATGTGGAAGATCGCCCCGGCGCTGGCTTTCGGCAATGCGGTGATCTGGAAACCGTCGGAAAAGACCCCCGGCATCTCCATCGCCGTCACCCGCATCATCGCGGCGGCCCTGGAAGCGCACGGCATGCCAGCGGGCCTGTTCAATCTGGTGATCGGCGCCGGTCCGAATGTCGGCGCCGCAGTGGTCGATACGGTGGACGCGGTGTCCTTCACCGGTTCGGTCAACACCGGACGGCGCATCGCCGTGCGCTGCGCCGAACGCATGATCCGCGTACAGCTCGAACTTGGCGGTCAGAACCCGCTGGTCGTGCTCGCCGACGCCGATCCCGAGCGTTCCGCCGAGATCGGGGTCAACAGCGCCTATTTCCACGCCGGGCAGCGCTGCACCGCCACCGGCCGATTCATCGTCGAGGACAGCATCCACGATGCGTTCGTCGCCGCGATGGTGGACCGGATGGCGGCGCTGCGCGTCGGCCACGCCCTGCAGCCGGAAACGCAGATCGGTCCTGTGATCGACGAATTCCAGCTGAGCAAGAACCTGCACTATATCGACACCGGCCTTGACGAGGGCGCCCGTCTGGCGTCCGGCGGCACCCGGCTGGACCGACCGACGCGTGGGTATTTCCTGGCGCCGACCCTGTTCACCGAGACCAGCAACGCCATGACCATCAACCGGGAGGAGGTGTTCGGCCCGGTCGCCAGCGTCATCCGCGTCAGCGATTACGAGGAGGCGCTGGCTGTCGCCAACGACACCGACTATGGCCTGTCGTCGGGCATCATCACCAACTCGATGAAGCACGCCCGCCATTTCCAGGCGAACATCCAGGCCGGCATGACCATGCTGAACCTGCCGACGGCGGGCGTCGACTACCACGTCCCCTTCGGCGGCCGGAAGATGTCGAGCTACGGCCCGCGCGAGCAGGGGCGCTCGGCCATCGAATTCTACACCATCATCAAGACGGCCTACCGCGCGCTGTGA